One region of Cloacibacillus sp. An23 genomic DNA includes:
- a CDS encoding transporter substrate-binding domain-containing protein: MRHGKFTAALTAAALAALLAAGCAFAADGAARKVIVGTTGTGEPYTLVADDGTWTGVEAELWAEVKKRTGWNIEMKQVADMASLFGELNTGRVDVAANCFAITETRLKNYLASIPIYADAQVIIVKPDSKYKTFEDLRGCTMGVTAGQAAQTTVEAMAPKYDWKVITYEDSPQGFLDCANGRIDSYANTVTNIEKAQRAQGLQFRMLDQKLFGNNVGWWYANNEKGRELRDALNKVLREMHEDGTISRITTKWFYQDLTKLISNQWLTDERGEAKK, encoded by the coding sequence ATGAGACACGGGAAATTTACGGCGGCGTTGACGGCGGCGGCTCTCGCCGCGCTGCTCGCGGCGGGCTGCGCTTTCGCGGCCGACGGAGCGGCGCGCAAAGTAATAGTCGGTACGACGGGCACGGGCGAGCCTTATACGCTCGTCGCTGACGACGGCACGTGGACCGGCGTCGAAGCCGAGCTCTGGGCCGAGGTCAAGAAGCGCACGGGCTGGAACATCGAGATGAAGCAGGTGGCGGACATGGCCTCGCTCTTCGGCGAGCTCAACACGGGCCGCGTAGACGTGGCGGCCAACTGCTTCGCGATAACGGAGACGCGCCTCAAGAATTACCTCGCCTCTATCCCCATCTATGCCGACGCTCAGGTCATCATAGTCAAGCCCGACAGCAAGTACAAGACCTTCGAGGACCTCCGCGGCTGCACGATGGGCGTGACCGCGGGACAGGCGGCCCAGACGACGGTCGAGGCCATGGCTCCGAAGTACGACTGGAAGGTCATCACCTACGAGGATTCGCCGCAGGGCTTCCTCGACTGCGCAAACGGACGCATCGACTCCTACGCGAACACAGTGACGAACATCGAGAAGGCGCAGCGCGCGCAGGGGCTCCAGTTCCGCATGCTCGACCAGAAGCTCTTCGGCAACAACGTCGGCTGGTGGTACGCCAACAACGAGAAGGGGCGCGAGCTGCGCGACGCGCTGAACAAGGTGCTGCGCGAGATGCACGAGGACGGGACGATTTCGCGCATAACGACGAAATGGTTCTATCAGGACCTCACGAAGCTCATCAGCAACCAGTGGCTGACCGACGAGCGCGGCGAGGCGAAGAAGTAA
- a CDS encoding amino acid ABC transporter ATP-binding protein gives MIEVRNLSKTFGEGTEVLKDISFTVNKNDVVAVLGPSGTGKSTMLRCLNYLCMPTTGVITIGDVTVDAAHYTSADVRRLRRQSAMVFQSYNLFKNKTAKENVMEALITVQKKPKDEAEEIALKFLKKVGMLDRKDFYPSKMSGGQQQRVGIARALAVNPNVLLFDEPTSALDPELVGEVLNTIRQLAEEETTMILVTHEIRFARHVASRILFMDGGRIAADGTPEEIIDDPQNPRLRQFLKFVSK, from the coding sequence ATGATAGAAGTACGCAATCTTTCAAAGACCTTCGGCGAAGGCACGGAGGTGCTGAAAGATATAAGCTTCACGGTGAACAAGAACGACGTCGTCGCTGTGCTCGGCCCTTCGGGCACGGGCAAGTCGACGATGCTGCGCTGCCTCAACTACCTGTGCATGCCGACGACGGGCGTCATAACGATAGGTGACGTGACCGTGGACGCGGCGCACTACACGAGCGCCGACGTACGCAGGCTGCGCCGCCAGAGCGCGATGGTCTTCCAGAGCTACAATCTGTTCAAGAACAAGACGGCGAAGGAGAACGTCATGGAGGCGCTCATAACGGTGCAGAAGAAGCCGAAGGACGAGGCCGAGGAGATCGCGCTGAAGTTCCTGAAGAAAGTCGGGATGCTCGACAGGAAGGACTTCTACCCCTCGAAGATGTCCGGCGGGCAGCAGCAGCGCGTCGGCATCGCGCGCGCTCTCGCGGTGAACCCGAACGTCCTTCTCTTCGACGAGCCGACCTCCGCGCTCGACCCCGAGCTGGTCGGCGAAGTGCTCAACACGATAAGGCAGCTCGCCGAGGAAGAGACGACGATGATACTCGTCACGCACGAGATACGCTTCGCGCGCCACGTCGCGAGCAGGATACTCTTCATGGACGGAGGGCGGATAGCCGCCGACGGGACGCCGGAGGAGATAATCGACGACCCGCAGAACCCGAGGCTGCGCCAGTTCCTGAAGTTCGTGAGCAAATAA
- a CDS encoding M20 family metallopeptidase — MIEFRRDLHRHPEISMHELRTSERIAEELKKLDGVEVREHAAGGTGVIGLLRGNGDGPTVLLRADIDALPIKEATGLPFASETDGMMHACGHDGHAAWLLGSAMILSELRGRFRGNVKFVFQPGEETGDGGRRMILDEKVLEAPKVDAVFAAHAWPDVPAGKISIAERCAFGYAGRFSVKVTGRGGHGSWPHLCIDPIAVAHQIYGAIQQIVSRRLPEIAPRVISVCTIRSGDSEKSNIIPDWCEMTGTIRGDRVEVMEQITRDLKTLAEGIAAANGARAEVAARCGNAVINTPEAVAFCAEAAAKITGAENVIIDKEPHLGGEDFSEYITRVPGAYLFAGIETEETRGKFGLHANNFVLEESAVPRMAAVFAQIAVDFTEKGGFR, encoded by the coding sequence ATGATAGAGTTCCGGCGCGACCTTCACAGACATCCTGAAATTTCCATGCACGAGCTCCGCACCTCGGAACGCATAGCCGAAGAGCTGAAAAAGCTCGACGGCGTGGAGGTGCGCGAACACGCGGCCGGCGGCACGGGAGTGATTGGGCTCCTGCGCGGAAACGGCGACGGTCCGACTGTGCTGCTGCGCGCCGACATAGACGCGCTTCCGATAAAAGAGGCGACCGGGCTGCCCTTCGCCTCGGAGACCGACGGAATGATGCACGCCTGCGGTCACGACGGACACGCGGCGTGGCTCCTGGGCAGCGCGATGATTTTGTCCGAGCTGCGCGGACGCTTCCGCGGAAACGTGAAATTCGTCTTCCAGCCCGGCGAGGAGACCGGAGACGGCGGACGCAGGATGATACTCGACGAGAAGGTGCTCGAAGCGCCGAAGGTCGACGCGGTGTTCGCGGCGCACGCGTGGCCCGACGTTCCGGCGGGAAAGATCTCTATAGCCGAGAGATGTGCCTTCGGGTACGCGGGACGTTTTTCGGTAAAGGTGACTGGACGCGGAGGCCACGGCTCGTGGCCGCACCTCTGCATAGACCCGATAGCGGTAGCGCATCAGATATACGGCGCGATCCAGCAGATAGTCTCGCGCCGCCTGCCGGAGATCGCGCCGCGCGTCATATCGGTCTGCACGATACGCTCGGGCGACAGCGAGAAGAGCAACATCATCCCGGACTGGTGCGAGATGACCGGGACGATACGCGGCGACCGCGTCGAGGTGATGGAGCAGATAACCCGCGACCTGAAAACTCTCGCCGAGGGCATAGCTGCGGCGAACGGCGCGCGCGCGGAAGTCGCGGCACGCTGCGGCAACGCGGTCATAAACACGCCGGAGGCCGTAGCCTTCTGCGCAGAAGCCGCCGCGAAGATAACCGGCGCGGAAAACGTGATAATAGACAAAGAGCCGCACCTCGGCGGCGAGGATTTCAGCGAGTACATCACGCGCGTTCCCGGCGCCTATCTCTTCGCCGGAATAGAGACGGAAGAGACGCGCGGAAAATTCGGCCTTCACGCAAACAACTTCGTCCTTGAGGAATCCGCCGTTCCGCGCATGGCGGCGGTCTTCGCGCAGATAGCGGTAGATTTTACGGAAAAGGGCGGCTTCCGGTAG
- a CDS encoding cytochrome c biogenesis CcdA family protein translates to MGGELPLLFLEGLLAFVSPCMLPMLPVYLMYLAAETEQGKRASVVNTLGFVAGFTLLFMALGATATAIGAALDAHRLLLQRASGIVILLFGLHFLGVFRIGFLDVEKKLEVNVKRRGFIGALLFGAAFSLGWTPCLGPFLGSALMLAGARETVAEGVFYLFVFSMGLGVPYILAALFFTRIKGIFQWLRRHGQAIKKVSGAILAAAGIAILTDTFAYWSALFW, encoded by the coding sequence GTGGGGGGCGAGCTTCCGCTCCTTTTTCTCGAAGGGCTGCTCGCCTTCGTCTCGCCGTGTATGCTGCCGATGCTGCCGGTCTATCTGATGTACCTCGCGGCGGAGACTGAGCAGGGCAAACGCGCGAGCGTCGTCAACACGCTCGGCTTCGTCGCGGGGTTCACGCTGCTTTTCATGGCGCTCGGCGCGACTGCCACCGCGATAGGCGCCGCGCTCGACGCGCACAGGCTTCTGCTTCAGCGCGCGAGCGGGATCGTGATACTGCTCTTCGGCCTGCACTTCCTCGGCGTGTTCAGAATAGGCTTCCTCGACGTTGAGAAGAAGCTCGAGGTGAACGTGAAGCGGCGCGGCTTCATCGGCGCGCTGCTCTTCGGCGCGGCCTTCTCGCTCGGTTGGACGCCGTGCCTCGGCCCGTTCCTCGGCTCGGCGCTGATGCTCGCTGGCGCGCGCGAGACCGTCGCGGAGGGAGTTTTTTATCTCTTCGTCTTCTCGATGGGCCTCGGCGTGCCGTACATACTTGCGGCGCTCTTCTTCACGCGCATCAAGGGAATTTTCCAGTGGCTTCGCCGCCACGGACAGGCGATAAAAAAAGTCTCCGGCGCGATACTCGCCGCCGCCGGCATAGCGATACTGACGGACACCTTCGCCTACTGGTCGGCGCTCTTCTGGTAG
- a CDS encoding TlpA disulfide reductase family protein, producing the protein MRRKIFAALVMSLLAAALIAVPSFAVGSGDLARDITLTDMSGKPVSLDGFKGKPVVLNFWATWCPPCRGEMPEFDELDKELKKSGEAVLLAVNLTDGKRETPERVAEFLKETGYGMTVLLDEKQEAASFFGVRYIPTTFILDKDGKLAGQIQGATTKDAVLKLLRGEGK; encoded by the coding sequence ATGCGGAGAAAAATATTCGCGGCGCTCGTAATGTCGCTGCTCGCGGCTGCGCTCATCGCCGTCCCCTCGTTCGCGGTCGGCTCGGGCGACCTCGCGCGCGACATAACGCTTACGGACATGTCCGGAAAGCCGGTCTCGCTCGACGGTTTCAAAGGAAAGCCCGTCGTCCTCAACTTCTGGGCCACGTGGTGCCCGCCGTGCCGCGGCGAGATGCCGGAGTTCGACGAGCTCGACAAAGAGCTTAAAAAGAGCGGAGAAGCCGTGCTGCTCGCCGTCAACCTCACCGACGGGAAGCGCGAGACGCCCGAGCGCGTCGCCGAATTCCTCAAGGAGACCGGCTACGGCATGACCGTGCTGCTTGACGAAAAACAGGAGGCCGCGTCGTTCTTCGGCGTGCGCTACATACCGACGACATTCATACTCGACAAGGACGGAAAACTCGCGGGACAGATACAGGGCGCGACGACAAAGGACGCCGTGCTGAAGCTGCTGCGCGGAGAGGGCAAGTAG
- the buk gene encoding butyrate kinase translates to MLIFAADPGSTSTKTAVYEDERQLFEKSLPFSDAERARYSTILAQLPARCAAIEAALGEAGFGGRKFDAAVGRGGLLAPVPSGTYLVNGAMTDWLTRAPRGEHASNLGPFIARRFAEKSGAPAYIVDPVSVDELSDVARISGAPEIERGSLVHALNQRATARKAAAALGKRYEDCRFVVAHLGTGVTIGAHENGRIADVIGAKADGPFSAERAGGLPADALVELCFSGKYTEAELRVKLLSGWGFVSYLGTRDLREIFALARRDERAALVLDAFVYQTAKGIGELAAALDGDVDAVILTGGMANSAELVSRITKKIKFLGNVIALPGENELEALAFGALRVLRGEERVRNYPDGAYL, encoded by the coding sequence TTGCTGATATTCGCCGCCGACCCCGGCTCGACCTCGACGAAGACAGCCGTCTACGAGGACGAACGTCAGCTCTTCGAAAAGAGCTTGCCTTTCTCCGACGCGGAGCGCGCGCGTTACTCGACGATACTCGCGCAGCTTCCCGCGCGTTGCGCCGCGATAGAGGCGGCGCTGGGCGAAGCCGGCTTCGGCGGGCGGAAATTCGACGCCGCCGTCGGACGCGGAGGGCTGCTCGCGCCCGTGCCGTCGGGGACGTACCTCGTCAACGGCGCGATGACCGACTGGCTCACGCGCGCGCCGCGCGGCGAACATGCCTCGAACCTCGGCCCTTTCATCGCGCGCCGCTTCGCGGAGAAGTCCGGCGCTCCCGCCTACATCGTCGACCCCGTATCTGTCGACGAGCTCTCCGACGTCGCGCGCATATCGGGCGCGCCGGAGATAGAGCGCGGCAGCCTCGTCCACGCGCTGAACCAGCGCGCGACGGCGCGCAAGGCCGCGGCGGCTCTCGGCAAGCGCTACGAGGACTGCCGCTTCGTCGTCGCGCACCTAGGCACCGGCGTCACGATAGGCGCGCACGAAAACGGGCGCATCGCCGACGTCATCGGCGCGAAGGCCGACGGCCCGTTCTCGGCCGAGCGCGCGGGCGGACTGCCCGCGGACGCGCTCGTCGAGCTCTGCTTCAGCGGGAAATACACGGAGGCCGAACTGCGCGTCAAGCTGCTCTCGGGCTGGGGCTTCGTCTCATACCTCGGCACGCGCGACCTGCGCGAGATATTCGCGCTCGCGCGGCGCGACGAGCGAGCGGCGCTCGTCCTTGACGCCTTCGTCTACCAGACGGCGAAGGGGATAGGCGAGCTAGCCGCGGCTCTCGACGGAGACGTCGACGCCGTCATACTCACGGGAGGAATGGCTAACTCCGCGGAGCTTGTCTCGCGCATCACGAAAAAGATAAAATTCCTCGGAAACGTCATAGCCCTGCCCGGCGAGAACGAGCTCGAAGCCCTCGCGTTCGGCGCTCTGCGCGTCCTGCGCGGCGAGGAACGCGTGCGGAATTACCCCGACGGCGCGTATTTGTAA
- a CDS encoding phosphate acyltransferase has protein sequence MYKTFDEMINCCGCLGGSNVVAASADRETVEAIKLAFDHGLGHAVLVGDEGVIRPAMEEFGVGARAEVVHADAPAEAVRKAVSIVREGSGHTLMKGLVNTEDFLRAVLDRENGLRTGRMLSHLAVLEIPGEHHLSFCADSGFIIAPTLEEKKHIIANSLRAIHALGYEHVNVAILAANERVNPDMPATVDAAALVEAWREGEFDGLPCTCTIEGPMAIDVVASKEAAERKGIKSVIAGKVDLTIVPDIECGNVHCKTLIHYCHAKSAGVVLGAKAPIILVSRTDDHETKFNAIALSCLVAGGMHRC, from the coding sequence TTGTATAAGACTTTCGACGAAATGATAAACTGCTGCGGCTGCCTCGGAGGCAGCAACGTCGTCGCGGCTTCCGCCGACAGGGAGACCGTCGAGGCGATAAAGCTCGCCTTCGACCACGGCCTCGGTCACGCGGTGCTCGTCGGCGACGAGGGCGTGATACGCCCCGCGATGGAGGAGTTCGGCGTAGGGGCGCGCGCGGAGGTCGTCCACGCGGACGCTCCGGCGGAGGCGGTGCGCAAAGCCGTCTCCATAGTGCGCGAGGGCTCGGGGCACACTCTGATGAAAGGGCTCGTCAACACGGAGGACTTTCTGCGCGCCGTGCTCGACAGGGAGAACGGCCTGCGCACAGGGCGGATGCTGAGCCATCTTGCGGTGCTCGAGATACCGGGCGAGCATCATCTGTCATTCTGTGCCGACAGCGGCTTCATCATCGCGCCGACTCTCGAAGAGAAAAAGCATATAATCGCGAACTCTCTGCGCGCGATTCACGCGCTCGGCTACGAGCACGTCAACGTCGCGATACTGGCGGCGAACGAGCGCGTCAACCCCGACATGCCGGCGACCGTGGACGCGGCGGCGCTCGTCGAGGCGTGGCGCGAAGGGGAGTTCGACGGACTGCCCTGCACCTGCACTATAGAGGGGCCGATGGCGATAGACGTAGTGGCTTCGAAAGAGGCCGCCGAACGCAAGGGGATAAAGAGCGTCATCGCCGGCAAGGTGGACCTCACGATAGTGCCGGACATCGAGTGCGGCAACGTCCACTGCAAGACGCTCATCCACTACTGTCACGCGAAGTCGGCTGGCGTCGTCCTCGGAGCGAAAGCCCCGATAATCCTCGTGTCGCGTACAGACGACCACGAGACGAAGTTCAACGCCATCGCGCTATCGTGCCTCGTCGCCGGAGGAATGCATCGTTGCTGA
- a CDS encoding MATE family efflux transporter, giving the protein MGFMKNAKGIFFHRGPVDLGGGHVLQSLARLSVPSIGMVLFQTLFNLVDTIFISWLGESHMVAISYTFPVQIGVFALLEGVGNGVTALVGRRLGESDIELARKTARFGLAFSYVLSLVWLPFLFPGPSNAFFSMLGASDPETLRQAWLYNMWIPPMTFVISFTYIVNSIFRCQGDTMTPLRFFVVANGLNFVLDPLFIFVFGWGMTGAAAATFIGRVAGAVYLIKKMRRGSAIQIPLFVRPRREMLPVWRAVAAIGLPVTLSTGSVALGMGSVNRVLTEAYGNVAIAGWMISLRIEDLAFGTLMGVSNALVPFIAFNYGRRSFARIKEGIRAAFVICCCVTLTICFLLALYPWPAIGLFRPSPDVAHAAVRSLRITMAGYPFAMYGMIYNALFIAAGSSVYGFIVQMGRCMFFRLPMAWFLAATVSMSWVWLFQPLSFLCAAVMTFAFAATLMKKLKKELAGPLSAE; this is encoded by the coding sequence ATGGGTTTTATGAAAAACGCGAAAGGGATATTTTTTCACAGAGGTCCCGTCGATCTCGGCGGCGGGCACGTGCTTCAGTCGCTCGCTCGCCTCTCCGTACCCTCTATCGGAATGGTGCTCTTCCAGACGCTCTTCAACCTCGTAGACACTATTTTCATCTCGTGGCTCGGCGAGAGCCACATGGTCGCTATCTCGTACACATTTCCCGTGCAGATAGGAGTCTTCGCCCTGCTCGAAGGCGTCGGCAACGGCGTGACCGCGCTCGTAGGCCGCAGGCTCGGCGAGAGCGACATCGAGCTCGCGCGTAAGACCGCGCGCTTCGGCCTCGCATTCTCCTACGTCCTGAGCCTCGTGTGGCTTCCTTTTTTATTCCCCGGCCCGTCGAACGCTTTCTTCTCCATGCTCGGAGCCTCCGACCCTGAGACGCTGCGCCAGGCGTGGCTCTACAATATGTGGATTCCGCCGATGACCTTCGTCATAAGTTTCACCTACATCGTCAATTCCATATTCCGCTGTCAGGGCGACACGATGACTCCGCTGCGCTTCTTCGTCGTCGCGAACGGGCTGAACTTCGTACTCGACCCGCTGTTTATATTCGTCTTCGGCTGGGGCATGACCGGCGCGGCCGCGGCGACCTTCATCGGGCGCGTCGCGGGCGCCGTCTACCTTATAAAAAAGATGCGCCGCGGCAGCGCGATACAGATACCGCTCTTCGTCCGCCCGCGCCGCGAAATGCTGCCGGTATGGCGCGCGGTCGCGGCGATCGGCCTGCCCGTGACGCTCTCGACCGGAAGCGTCGCTCTCGGCATGGGCTCGGTCAACCGCGTGCTCACCGAGGCATACGGCAACGTCGCGATAGCGGGCTGGATGATCTCGCTGCGCATCGAGGACCTCGCCTTCGGCACGCTGATGGGCGTCAGCAACGCGCTCGTCCCCTTCATCGCCTTCAACTACGGGCGGCGCAGCTTCGCGAGGATAAAAGAAGGAATACGCGCGGCGTTTGTGATATGCTGCTGCGTCACGCTCACGATCTGCTTCCTGCTCGCGCTGTACCCGTGGCCCGCGATAGGGCTCTTCCGCCCGTCGCCAGATGTCGCGCACGCGGCGGTGCGCTCTCTGCGCATCACGATGGCGGGCTATCCGTTCGCGATGTACGGAATGATATACAACGCGCTCTTCATCGCCGCCGGCAGCTCCGTCTACGGTTTTATCGTGCAGATGGGCAGATGTATGTTCTTCCGCCTGCCGATGGCTTGGTTCCTCGCCGCGACCGTCTCGATGAGCTGGGTATGGCTCTTCCAGCCGCTCTCGTTCCTCTGCGCCGCAGTCATGACATTCGCCTTCGCCGCAACGCTTATGAAAAAGCTTAAAAAAGAGCTCGCCGGCCCCCTAAGCGCGGAATAA
- a CDS encoding MATE family efflux transporter, translating to MIRHAIKKVDLGKDPIRPLLFKLAAPAITSQVVNALYNVVDRMYIGHIQGEGAAALTGLGVCFPLIMLISAFANLIGMGGAPRASILMGHGDEKGAERILGSCFTALVAVSVVLTAFSFAFMRPLLTLFGASGATIGYATDYMEIYAAGTIFVQLTLGMNVFITAQGFAKISMMTVIIGAAINIVLDPIFIFVFDMGVRGAAWATVISQAVSAAWALWFLCGERAVLKLRRCNMHPSRAVITPCVALGFAPFVMQSTESLLLLSFNSSLLKYGGDAAVGAMTIASSVMQFAMLPVQGLTQGSQPIISYNYGAGNPERMKQAFVILLKSCLACTAVLWAVCVFCPGVFVRIFTDDPELAASACRALRIYMAGIGVFGAQTACQQTFIALGNSKTSSFLAMLRKIILLIPLIYILPHFFDDKVFAVFLAEPVADVIAVTTTATLFSREFRRLLRSMESGAELRNY from the coding sequence ATGATACGACACGCCATAAAAAAGGTCGATCTCGGAAAAGACCCGATAAGGCCGCTGCTGTTCAAACTCGCCGCACCGGCGATAACGTCGCAGGTCGTCAACGCGCTCTACAACGTCGTCGACCGCATGTACATCGGACACATCCAGGGAGAAGGCGCTGCGGCTCTGACCGGGCTCGGCGTATGTTTCCCGCTCATCATGCTCATATCGGCCTTCGCGAACCTCATCGGCATGGGCGGCGCGCCGCGCGCGAGCATACTCATGGGCCACGGCGACGAAAAGGGCGCGGAGCGCATACTCGGCAGCTGCTTCACCGCGCTCGTAGCCGTCTCCGTCGTCCTCACCGCTTTCTCGTTCGCCTTCATGCGCCCGCTGCTCACGCTCTTCGGCGCGAGCGGCGCGACCATCGGCTACGCGACGGACTACATGGAGATTTACGCCGCCGGGACTATCTTCGTGCAGCTTACGCTCGGCATGAACGTTTTCATAACGGCGCAGGGCTTTGCCAAGATCAGCATGATGACGGTCATTATCGGCGCGGCGATAAACATTGTGCTCGACCCGATATTCATCTTCGTCTTCGACATGGGCGTGCGCGGCGCGGCGTGGGCGACGGTGATCTCGCAGGCGGTCAGCGCCGCGTGGGCGCTGTGGTTCCTCTGCGGGGAACGCGCCGTGCTGAAGCTGCGGCGCTGCAACATGCACCCCTCGCGCGCAGTCATAACGCCGTGCGTCGCGCTCGGCTTCGCTCCGTTCGTAATGCAGTCAACCGAGAGCCTGCTCCTGCTCTCCTTCAACTCGTCTCTGCTGAAATACGGAGGCGACGCCGCGGTCGGAGCCATGACGATTGCGTCGAGCGTGATGCAGTTCGCCATGCTTCCCGTGCAGGGGCTCACGCAGGGCTCGCAGCCGATAATAAGCTACAACTACGGAGCCGGGAACCCGGAGCGCATGAAGCAGGCGTTCGTCATACTTCTGAAGTCGTGCCTCGCCTGCACCGCCGTACTGTGGGCCGTGTGCGTGTTCTGCCCGGGAGTATTCGTCCGCATATTCACCGACGACCCTGAGCTTGCCGCGTCGGCCTGCCGGGCGCTGCGCATCTACATGGCCGGCATCGGCGTATTCGGCGCGCAGACGGCATGCCAGCAGACCTTCATCGCCCTCGGAAATTCAAAGACGTCGTCGTTCCTAGCGATGCTGCGCAAGATCATCCTGCTCATACCGCTCATCTACATACTGCCGCATTTCTTCGACGACAAGGTCTTCGCCGTCTTCCTCGCGGAGCCGGTCGCCGACGTCATAGCAGTAACGACGACGGCGACGCTCTTCAGCCGCGAATTCCGCCGGCTGCTGCGCTCTATGGAGAGCGGCGCGGAACTTCGGAACTATTGA
- the iorA gene encoding indolepyruvate ferredoxin oxidoreductase subunit alpha — protein MRKVCMGNEAIALGALAAGLKLAAGYPGTPSTEIIETLVREHRADVDVQWSVNEKAALEVAAGGAYAGARTMCTMKQVGLNVASDPLMSLAYIGVKGGMVVAVADDPGPWSSQTEQDTRGFAKHANLPVFDPSSPEEAYEMIQTAFDFSEKYELPVFLRPTTRVCHASAEVELREPSPVKEADGFERRPEWCIFPALSYRKHGELEVKQHEMARDFDAMPYNRIEKYGAGGRRAIAASGISYLYAKEALNELGADAALYKIGTPYPIPEQTTKDFLAGADSVLVLEELDPVVEEQLLIEAAGRIPVLGKRSGDMPWNGEYSFELIKAALAKYLGLSAEAEAAPELPQLPVRPPVLCAGCPHRASFYEAKVATKDCKKAIYCGDIGCYTLGNAAPLNMVDTCLCMGAGITVAQGLALAEPGAKCLAFIGDSTFFHTGIPGVINAVYQGTDITIIVLDNRTTAMTGHQPHPGTGKRALGDDSIALDIETILRACGVEHIARVNPFDFEKSVAAMKDAVAFDGPSAVIAEAPCIASLKKKPAAHFVAESCIKCGRCVREIGCPAITPDAEGRAVISASLCTGCGLCASVCPVNAIKGGEADA, from the coding sequence ATGCGTAAGGTCTGTATGGGAAACGAGGCGATAGCGCTCGGCGCGCTCGCCGCGGGGCTGAAACTTGCAGCCGGCTATCCCGGAACGCCTTCGACGGAAATAATAGAGACTCTCGTCCGCGAGCACCGCGCGGACGTGGACGTACAGTGGTCGGTCAACGAGAAGGCCGCGCTCGAAGTCGCAGCGGGCGGCGCATACGCCGGCGCGCGCACGATGTGCACAATGAAGCAGGTCGGCCTCAACGTCGCGTCAGACCCTCTGATGAGCCTCGCATACATCGGCGTCAAGGGCGGCATGGTCGTCGCCGTCGCCGACGACCCGGGGCCCTGGTCGTCACAGACGGAGCAGGACACGCGCGGCTTCGCGAAGCACGCGAACCTTCCGGTCTTCGACCCGTCGTCGCCCGAGGAAGCCTACGAGATGATACAGACGGCTTTCGACTTCTCCGAAAAATACGAGCTTCCCGTCTTCCTGCGCCCGACGACGCGCGTCTGCCACGCGAGCGCGGAAGTCGAGCTGCGCGAGCCCTCGCCCGTTAAAGAGGCGGACGGCTTCGAGCGCCGCCCCGAGTGGTGCATATTCCCCGCGCTCTCATACCGCAAGCACGGCGAGCTCGAGGTCAAGCAGCACGAGATGGCGCGCGACTTCGACGCGATGCCGTATAACAGGATAGAAAAATACGGAGCGGGCGGACGCCGCGCGATAGCGGCCTCCGGCATATCGTACCTCTACGCTAAGGAGGCGCTGAACGAACTCGGCGCGGACGCTGCGCTCTACAAGATAGGCACGCCCTACCCGATCCCCGAGCAGACGACGAAAGATTTCCTCGCCGGCGCGGATTCCGTGCTCGTACTCGAAGAGCTCGACCCCGTAGTCGAAGAACAGCTCCTGATAGAAGCCGCGGGGCGCATCCCCGTGCTCGGCAAGCGCAGCGGCGACATGCCGTGGAACGGCGAGTATTCCTTCGAGCTCATAAAGGCGGCCCTCGCGAAATATCTCGGGCTTTCCGCCGAAGCTGAGGCTGCGCCCGAACTTCCGCAGCTTCCCGTGCGTCCGCCGGTTCTCTGCGCCGGATGCCCGCACCGCGCTTCGTTCTACGAGGCGAAGGTCGCGACAAAGGACTGCAAGAAAGCGATATACTGCGGCGACATCGGCTGCTACACGCTCGGCAACGCCGCGCCGCTCAACATGGTAGACACATGCCTCTGCATGGGCGCTGGCATAACGGTTGCGCAGGGGCTCGCGCTCGCCGAGCCGGGGGCGAAATGCCTCGCCTTCATCGGCGACTCGACCTTCTTCCATACGGGCATCCCCGGCGTGATAAACGCCGTCTACCAGGGAACGGACATAACGATAATAGTCCTCGACAACAGGACGACCGCGATGACGGGCCACCAGCCGCACCCCGGCACGGGAAAGCGCGCGCTAGGCGACGACAGCATCGCGCTCGACATAGAGACGATTCTGCGTGCCTGCGGCGTGGAGCACATAGCGCGCGTCAATCCATTCGACTTTGAAAAATCCGTCGCCGCGATGAAGGATGCCGTGGCCTTCGACGGCCCGTCTGCCGTCATAGCAGAAGCGCCCTGCATAGCGAGCCTCAAGAAAAAACCGGCGGCGCACTTCGTCGCCGAAAGCTGCATAAAATGCGGCAGGTGCGTGCGCGAGATAGGCTGCCCCGCGATAACGCCCGACGCCGAAGGGCGCGCCGTCATCAGCGCGTCGCTCTGCACAGGCTGCGGCCTCTGCGCGAGCGTCTGCCCCGTAAACGCGATAAAGGGAGGCGAAGCCGATGCTTAG